The following are encoded in a window of Rosa chinensis cultivar Old Blush chromosome 4, RchiOBHm-V2, whole genome shotgun sequence genomic DNA:
- the LOC112199108 gene encoding uncharacterized protein LOC112199108, producing the protein MPGSCNDLNVLAKSPLFDEVTTGRAPRVQFQANNKIHNLGYYLANGIYPQWATFVKSIPRPIRPKDLKFSQAQEGYRKDIKRCFGILQSCFSIVRGAARGWERDDLRYIMLTCIILHNMIIEDERPDDSDEDLESDEEEDNNMRPRLAQVWEGPTGDDFDPVGRDGYYFNGFMDRYDAIRSAKSH; encoded by the coding sequence ATGCCTGGATCATGCAACGACCTCAATGTCCTTGCTAAGTCCCCGTTGTTTGATGAGGTCACTACTGGTCGAGCCCCTCGGGTCCAATTTCAAGCAAATAATAAGATTCACAATTTAGGGTACTATCTCGCTAATGGTATCTATCCGCAATGGGCGACTTTCGTAAAATCAATTCCAAGACCTATACGACCGAAGGATCTGAAGTTTTCCCAGGCTCAAGAGGGGTACAGGAAGGATATCAAAAGATGTTTCGGCATTTTACAGTCGTGCTTTAGTATTGTTCGAGGAGCTGCTCGTGGCTGGGAAAGAGATGACCTTCGATACATCATGCTGAcgtgtattatattacacaacatgataatCGAGGATGAAAGACCAGATGACAGCGATGAGGATTTGGAgtccgatgaagaagaggataacAATATGAGGCCCAGGTTAGCCCAGGTTTGGGAAGGACCGACTGGTGATGACTTTgatcctgttggtagagatggtTATTACTTCAACGGATTCATGGATCGATACGATGCCATTAGAAGTGCAAAAAGTCACTGA
- the LOC112199109 gene encoding uncharacterized protein LOC112199109: MKRLWAKYRQSRDEDLEELCTTNALVVAAVAEAEASSGSRQRGSQPGRAPNEEPFRESRGKNMMEDYFVERPIFSEEIFRTRYRMSHNVFNRISSDLCGTDPYWVQKSDAAGKVGLLPQQKLTCSLRMLAYGAGADQCAEYCQMVKSTSIQALKRFTRGIVNLYSAEYLRAPNPADLRRLLTKAERRGFPGMIGSIDCMH; encoded by the coding sequence ATGAAGAGATTGTGGGCTAAGTATCGACAATCTCGAGATGAAGATCTTGAAGAGCTGTGTACAACTAATGCTCTTGTGGTAGCAGCAGTCGCTGAAGCTGAAGCTTCCTCCGGATCACGACAACGGGGTTCTCAACCGGGGCGTGCACCGAATGAGGAGCCGTTTAGGGAATCAAGAGGGAAAAACATGATGGAAGATTACTTTGTGGAGCGTCCGATTTTCAGTGAAGAGATAttccggacaaggtacaggatGAGTCACAATGTGTTCAACCGCATCTCCAGTGATCTTTGTGGTACCGACCCGTACTGGGTCCAGAAATCAGATGCTGCAGGCAAAGTCGGACTACTTCCCCAACAGAAGCTGACATGTTCCTTAAGAATGCTTGCTTATGGTGCAGGGGCAGATCAATGTGCCGAGTATTGTCAGATGGTGAAATCTACCTCCATTCAGGCTCTAAAACGATTTACAAGAGGAATCGTTAATCTGTACTCGGCAGAATACCTCCGGGCTCCTAATCCGGCCGACCTCAGAAGACTTCTCACCAAAGCTGAGAGAAGGGGCTTTCCAGGGATGATTGGAAGCATCGACTGCATGCACTag
- the LOC112200974 gene encoding tropinone reductase homolog At1g07440 — protein MAQYGGGRRWSLEGMTALVTGGTKGIGYAIVEELAGLGASVHTCSRNEAQLNECLNQWKKKGFHQVTGSVCDVVSKIQREELIQKVSSLFHGKLNILINNVGAQIGKPTTEYTAEDYSFIMSTNLESAYTMCQLAHPLLKTTGAGNIIFLSSVGGVVSMGEGTSVYGATKGAMNQLAKTLACEWAKDKIRINSVAPALIRTPLVEPILGDEKFMEAIISRTPLGRIGEPEEVSALVAFLCLPAASYITGQTICIDGGITVNGFQFQA, from the exons ATGGCTCAATATGGCGGAGGAAGAAGATGGTCTCTTGAAGGAATGACTGCTCTCGTCACTGGTGGAACCAAAGGGATCGG GTATGCGATTGTTGAGGAATTGGCTGGATTAGGTGCAAGTGTACATACATGTTCACGGAATGAAGCCCAGCTCAATGAATGCTTGAATCaatggaagaagaagggttTTCATCAAGTCACTGGTTCAGTGTGTGATGTGGTCTCAAAAATCCAGAGAGAGGAACTAATACAAAAGGTCTCATCACTGTTTCATGGGAAACTTAATATTCTT ATAAACAACGTGGGAGCTCAAATAGGAAAGCCAACAACTGAGTACACAGCTGAAGACTACTCATTTATCATGAGTACCAATCTTGAATCTGCTTACACTATGTGCCAACTAGCACATCCTCTTCTAAAAACTACAGGAGCTGGTAACATTATTTTTCTGTCTTCTGTTGGTGGTGTGGTCTCAATGGGGGAGGGTACGAGTGTATACGGTGCAACCAAAG GAGCAATGAATCAATTGGCCAAAACTTTGGCTTGTGAGTGGGCAAAAGACAAGATTAGGATTAATAGTGTTGCACCTGCGCTCATCAGAACTCCTCTTGTTGAACCT ATTTTGGGTGACGAAAAGTTTATGGAGGCTATCATCTCTCGAACCCCATTAGGACGTATAGGAGAGCCTGAAGAGGTGTCTGCCTTGGTGGCATTTCTATGCCTTCCTGCAGCCTCATACATAACAGGGCAGACTATTTGCATCGATGGAGGGATAACTGTCAATGGCTTCCAGTTCCAAGCATAA